Proteins encoded within one genomic window of uncultured Sphingopyxis sp.:
- a CDS encoding MBL fold metallo-hydrolase has translation MKLRILGCGTSSGVPRIGNDWGQCDPDNVRNLRSRASIMVSLGGFRILVDTSPDMRLQLLDAGVGEIDAVIWTHEHADHTHGLDDLRQVMHLRRSAVPVYARDHVLDILKWRFTYAFAGNAGYPASVDPINLHDHQSIGPIEVSAIEMPHGPIKATGLIFSDGAHRIAYATDFSKFTDEMVDFFQGVDLFVIDALRRYPHPTHPHLAMTLEGLAKVGNPRAIITHMDNTMDYDDLAAELPAGVEPGYDGLEVQL, from the coding sequence ATGAAGCTTAGAATCCTGGGTTGCGGCACGTCTTCGGGCGTACCGCGGATCGGCAACGACTGGGGGCAGTGCGACCCCGACAATGTGCGCAATCTGCGCAGCCGCGCGTCGATCATGGTCTCGCTCGGCGGTTTCCGCATCCTCGTCGACACCAGCCCCGACATGCGGCTGCAGCTCCTCGACGCGGGGGTTGGCGAGATCGATGCCGTCATCTGGACGCACGAGCATGCCGACCATACCCACGGCCTCGACGATCTGCGCCAGGTCATGCACCTGCGCCGCTCCGCGGTGCCGGTCTATGCCCGCGACCATGTGCTCGACATATTGAAGTGGCGCTTCACCTACGCCTTTGCCGGCAATGCCGGCTATCCGGCGTCGGTCGATCCGATCAATCTTCACGATCATCAGTCGATCGGCCCGATCGAAGTGTCGGCGATCGAAATGCCGCACGGACCGATCAAGGCGACCGGGCTGATCTTCAGCGACGGTGCCCACAGAATCGCATATGCGACTGATTTTTCGAAGTTTACGGATGAGATGGTCGATTTCTTCCAGGGCGTCGACCTGTTCGTCATCGATGCGCTGCGCCGTTATCCCCATCCAACGCACCCGCACCTGGCAATGACCCTCGAGGGGCTCGCCAAAGTCGGCAATCCGCGCGCGATCATCACACATATGGACAATACGATGGACTATGACGACCTTGCGGCGGAATTGCCCGCGGGGGTCGAACCGGGCTATGATGGGCTGGAGGTGCAGTTATGA
- a CDS encoding transcription initiation protein yields the protein MTKYLISFPSEAMTVTDEEMPQVSADAHAVIEEAKAAGVYVFGGGINEQVEPVLIAGDGAVSAQIYPGSRIKGGFTVLELPTREEAVEWARKIAVACRCAQELREFMYDPAS from the coding sequence ATGACGAAATATCTCATCTCCTTTCCGAGCGAGGCGATGACCGTCACCGACGAGGAAATGCCTCAGGTTTCGGCCGATGCGCACGCGGTGATCGAGGAAGCCAAGGCCGCGGGCGTCTATGTGTTCGGCGGCGGCATCAACGAGCAGGTCGAGCCGGTGCTGATCGCGGGCGACGGAGCTGTATCGGCGCAGATTTATCCAGGCAGCCGGATCAAGGGCGGGTTCACCGTGCTCGAGCTGCCGACCCGCGAGGAAGCCGTCGAGTGGGCGCGAAAGATCGCGGTCGCCTGTCGATGCGCGCAGGAGCTTCGCGAGTTCATGTACGATCCGGCGAGCTGA